A window of the Burkholderia sp. 9120 genome harbors these coding sequences:
- a CDS encoding ATP-binding cassette domain-containing protein has product MSTPTSASTAMPVLQARGLVKRYGNVTALDGCDFEVLPGEILAVIGDNGAGKSSLIKALSGATVPDEGEILLDGKPVKFRSPLDARAQGIETVYQELAVAPAMSIAENLFLARELVKPGWRGSIFKMIDKRRMLEEATAHMKDLQIGIRSMRQAVETLSGGQRQGVAVARSAAFARHVVILDEPTAALGVKEGNMVLELIRRVRERGLPVILISHNMPHVFEVADRIHIQRLGRRAALVNTKDVHMSEAVAIMTGAKEADVKAIA; this is encoded by the coding sequence ATGTCGACCCCTACTTCTGCTTCTACCGCGATGCCTGTCCTTCAGGCGCGTGGCCTCGTCAAACGCTACGGCAACGTGACCGCGCTCGACGGTTGCGATTTCGAAGTGCTGCCCGGCGAAATTCTCGCGGTGATCGGTGACAACGGCGCAGGTAAATCGTCGTTGATCAAGGCGCTTTCCGGCGCCACGGTGCCGGACGAAGGCGAGATTCTGCTCGACGGCAAGCCGGTCAAATTCCGCAGCCCACTGGATGCGCGCGCGCAAGGCATCGAAACCGTGTATCAGGAACTCGCGGTGGCGCCGGCCATGAGCATCGCCGAAAACCTGTTCCTCGCGCGTGAATTGGTGAAGCCGGGCTGGCGCGGCTCGATCTTCAAGATGATCGACAAACGCCGCATGCTCGAAGAAGCGACCGCGCATATGAAGGACCTGCAGATCGGTATCCGCTCGATGCGCCAGGCGGTCGAAACGCTCTCGGGCGGTCAGCGCCAGGGCGTGGCCGTCGCGCGCAGCGCGGCGTTCGCGCGACACGTGGTGATTCTCGACGAGCCCACCGCCGCGCTCGGCGTGAAGGAAGGCAACATGGTGCTCGAACTGATCCGCCGCGTGCGCGAACGCGGCCTGCCGGTGATCCTGATCAGCCACAACATGCCGCACGTGTTCGAGGTGGCGGACCGCATCCATATCCAGCGCCTCGGGCGGCGCGCGGCGCTCGTCAATACGAAAGACGTGCACATGTCCGAAGCGGTGGCGATCATGACGGGCGCCAAGGAAGCCGACGTCAAGGCGATCGCATGA